The Candidatus Zixiibacteriota bacterium genome window below encodes:
- a CDS encoding pseudouridine synthase translates to MTPRSPSTRQRLNRFLARAGVGSRRRADELIAAGHVTINGINVTTLGTLVDPAADTVALDGRTLKPAVDVPIWIVFNKPAGTLTARRDARGRSTIYDHLPQEWRLLIPVGRLDYDTEGVLLLTSDGDGANRLMHPRYEVERIYKATIEGVPTLSSLRRLAVGIDLGDPTPARAQVTIVHRQRDHSTVHAILREGRKREVKRMMLAIGHRVLELKRVSFAGITARGLKPGQWRQLTATEVRRLSRVPGV, encoded by the coding sequence ATGACTCCAAGATCGCCGAGCACGCGTCAGCGCCTCAACCGCTTCCTCGCGCGAGCCGGTGTCGGGTCGCGTCGACGCGCCGATGAACTGATTGCCGCCGGGCATGTGACGATCAACGGCATCAACGTGACGACGCTGGGGACACTGGTCGACCCGGCGGCAGATACCGTTGCACTCGATGGGCGTACACTCAAGCCGGCCGTTGACGTCCCAATCTGGATCGTCTTCAACAAACCGGCCGGGACGCTGACGGCGCGTCGCGATGCGCGTGGACGCTCCACGATCTACGATCATCTCCCCCAAGAATGGCGTCTGCTGATACCAGTGGGGCGGCTGGACTATGACACAGAAGGTGTCCTGCTGTTGACGTCGGATGGCGACGGCGCCAATCGGCTGATGCACCCACGTTACGAGGTCGAGCGCATCTACAAGGCGACCATCGAGGGTGTTCCGACGCTGTCCAGTCTCCGACGACTGGCTGTGGGGATCGATCTCGGCGACCCGACACCGGCGCGGGCACAGGTGACGATCGTGCACCGTCAACGCGACCATTCCACCGTGCACGCCATCCTGCGCGAGGGGCGCAAACGCGAGGTCAAACGGATGATGCTCGCCATCGGTCACCGTGTGCTCGAGCTCAAGCGCGTGTCATTCGCGGGTATCACCGCGCGCGGGCTGAAACCGGGTCAGTGGCGACAGTTGACAGCGACGGAAGTCAGACGGCTGTCACGTGTCCCTGGCGTTTAA
- the lysS gene encoding lysine--tRNA ligase, with protein sequence MTDTTPTSDSELQDHRRAKLARWRAAGIDPYPPEYDRAHQAQPIIADFARWENQHARVAGRIVSWRAHGKSTFFHILDGSGKIQCYAKADALGPEAYARLDWLDIGDFVGVDGSVFKTRTGEITIHVSSITLLSKSLRDLPEKWHGLVDKELRYRRRYLDLISNDDVRNLFLTRTKILSRVRAFLDARGFIEVETPILQPIYGGAAARPFVTHYNALDADFYLRIADELYLKRLIVGGYEKVYEVCKDFRNEGIDRDHNPEFTMIELYAAYTDYRDIMVLLRELITDAAVAVHGAPRFPYEGQTVDLGGRWKEIPLLDAIREETGLDLTDTDPARARQSARSIGVEIPDDASYGKVVDEVFSQRVQPQLIAPTFMTDYPEEISPLAKKHRSKPGLVERFELFIARKEVGNAFSELNDPDDQRARFQAMAEAAHRGDVEAHRLDEDFLLALEHGMPPTGGLGFGIDRLVMVLTGAPSIREVILFPTLRPRCTADDRDV encoded by the coding sequence ATGACCGACACGACACCTACCTCCGATAGCGAGCTGCAGGATCACCGGCGCGCCAAGTTGGCGCGTTGGCGCGCCGCGGGGATTGACCCATATCCGCCGGAGTATGATCGCGCACATCAGGCGCAGCCGATCATCGCCGACTTCGCCCGCTGGGAGAACCAACATGCCCGTGTCGCCGGGCGGATCGTATCGTGGCGTGCCCACGGTAAGAGCACGTTCTTTCACATCCTCGACGGCAGCGGCAAAATCCAATGCTACGCCAAGGCCGACGCCCTCGGCCCGGAGGCGTATGCGCGGCTCGACTGGCTGGACATCGGCGATTTCGTCGGCGTCGACGGGTCGGTCTTCAAGACGCGCACCGGCGAGATCACCATCCATGTGTCCAGCATCACTCTGCTGTCCAAGTCGCTGCGCGACCTGCCGGAGAAGTGGCATGGCCTCGTGGACAAAGAACTGCGCTACCGGCGGCGGTATCTCGACCTGATCAGCAACGATGACGTGCGCAATCTGTTCCTGACGCGTACCAAGATCCTGTCGCGGGTGCGCGCGTTTCTCGATGCGCGCGGGTTCATCGAAGTGGAGACGCCGATTCTCCAGCCGATCTACGGCGGCGCGGCGGCCAGACCATTCGTGACCCACTACAATGCGCTCGATGCCGACTTCTATCTGCGCATCGCCGATGAACTGTATCTGAAACGGTTGATTGTCGGCGGGTATGAGAAGGTGTACGAGGTCTGCAAGGACTTCCGCAACGAGGGAATCGACCGAGACCATAATCCTGAGTTCACCATGATCGAGCTGTACGCGGCGTACACCGACTACCGCGACATTATGGTCCTGCTGCGCGAGTTGATCACCGATGCCGCCGTGGCCGTGCACGGTGCGCCGAGATTCCCGTACGAGGGACAGACAGTTGATCTTGGCGGGCGGTGGAAGGAGATTCCCCTGCTCGACGCCATCCGTGAGGAGACCGGGCTCGACCTGACCGACACCGATCCGGCGCGGGCGCGTCAGTCGGCGCGCTCGATCGGCGTTGAGATTCCCGATGATGCCTCATACGGCAAGGTGGTCGACGAGGTCTTCTCCCAGCGTGTGCAGCCCCAGTTGATCGCGCCAACGTTCATGACCGACTACCCGGAGGAGATTTCGCCGTTGGCCAAGAAGCACCGCAGCAAACCGGGGCTGGTCGAACGCTTTGAGTTGTTCATCGCCCGCAAGGAGGTCGGCAACGCCTTCTCCGAGCTCAACGATCCCGATGACCAACGGGCGCGCTTTCAAGCGATGGCGGAGGCAGCGCATCGGGGCGATGTCGAGGCCCATCGTCTCGACGAGGATTTTCTCCTGGCCCTGGAGCACGGCATGCCCCCGACGGGGGGATTGGGATTCGGGATCGATCGACTGGTCATGGTGCTCACCGGGGCACCGTCGATACGCGAGGTCATTCTCTTTCCCACGTTGCGCCCGCGGTGCACGGCGGACGACAGGGATGTGTAG
- a CDS encoding lipoprotein-releasing ABC transporter permease subunit: MAYAPYIARRYLRSRQRHGFLSLITLISILGVIVGTAVLVFALAIMKGFELEVKSRIVGTTAHVSVFSRYEDGIADWSGLHEKIARVPEVEAVAPFIYYKAAISSASANDGVIVRGIIPEQEAQVTRLRESTIRGDWMMVADSGERPILLGRVLSERLDVDVGDAVVLYSLRGESLAEGAPPRVMKFTVAGLFETGMYEYDASLCYIRLSDAQRLFLMPDQITGLQARVTDWNRAEKVAAAIEDALAGDLYATDWKRMHRNLFGWMAIEKVWAVVALSLIVAVAAFNIISTLIMVVMDKRREIAILKTLGVPARGIRAIFLWQGTTIGLVGTIIGLAIGLSLCWVQHTFRLISLPPEIYFIDSLPVIVDPFDVILVGVLAIVISFLATIYPAGRAARLYPVEILRYE, from the coding sequence ATGGCCTACGCCCCTTACATCGCCAGACGCTACCTCCGCTCCAGGCAGCGGCATGGTTTCCTCTCCCTCATCACGCTGATCTCGATTCTGGGCGTGATTGTCGGCACCGCGGTATTGGTGTTCGCGTTGGCGATCATGAAGGGATTCGAACTGGAAGTGAAGAGCCGGATCGTCGGAACGACAGCGCACGTGTCGGTCTTCTCCCGCTATGAGGACGGCATCGCCGACTGGTCCGGGCTGCACGAGAAGATCGCCCGTGTCCCCGAGGTGGAGGCGGTCGCGCCGTTCATCTACTACAAGGCCGCCATCTCCTCGGCGTCCGCCAACGACGGCGTGATCGTCCGCGGCATCATCCCGGAACAGGAAGCGCAGGTGACACGGCTGCGCGAGAGCACGATCCGCGGCGATTGGATGATGGTGGCGGATTCGGGGGAACGACCGATCCTGCTGGGACGCGTGCTGTCCGAACGGCTCGACGTAGATGTCGGCGATGCGGTGGTTCTCTACAGCCTGCGCGGGGAGTCACTGGCCGAAGGCGCGCCGCCCCGGGTCATGAAGTTCACTGTGGCCGGGCTCTTTGAAACCGGGATGTACGAGTACGATGCGTCACTCTGCTACATCCGTCTGTCCGATGCGCAACGGTTGTTCCTCATGCCCGACCAGATCACCGGCCTCCAAGCGCGCGTCACCGACTGGAACCGGGCCGAGAAGGTCGCCGCCGCGATCGAGGATGCGCTCGCCGGCGATCTGTACGCCACCGACTGGAAGCGGATGCATCGAAACCTGTTCGGCTGGATGGCCATCGAGAAGGTCTGGGCGGTGGTCGCCCTGTCGTTGATTGTCGCGGTGGCGGCGTTCAACATCATCTCGACCTTGATCATGGTCGTCATGGACAAGCGTCGCGAGATTGCCATCCTGAAGACACTCGGTGTTCCGGCGCGCGGGATTCGGGCGATTTTCCTGTGGCAGGGCACAACGATCGGACTGGTCGGCACGATCATCGGGCTGGCCATTGGTTTGAGCCTGTGCTGGGTCCAGCACACATTCAGATTGATCTCGCTACCGCCGGAAATCTACTTCATCGACTCATTGCCCGTAATCGTCGATCCTTTCGATGTCATTCTGGTCGGTGTGCTGGCCATCGTGATCTCGTTTCTGGCCACGATCTACCCCGCGGGACGGGCGGCACGGCTGTACCCGGTGGAGATTCTGCGGTATGAGTGA